Proteins from a genomic interval of Pseudomonas anuradhapurensis:
- a CDS encoding methyl-accepting chemotaxis protein gives MVATAVHEMGLTVQDIARNAGDAAQASQAARDEAVQAREVVRRSVQGIEGMSGDIGKAAAAVSQLAGEVASIDEVLAVIRSISEQTNLLALNAAIEAARAGDMGRGFAVVADEVRTLARRTQLSTDEVQQMIQRLKQGAGVAVSSMQAGQQATGSGVEASQRTGASLGAITDRVEHISDMNHQVATATEEQSAVTEEINRTVQGISDLARETAAEVQGCREECRALRGLADDLARQMGGFRL, from the coding sequence ATGGTGGCTACCGCCGTACACGAAATGGGCCTGACCGTGCAGGACATCGCCCGCAATGCCGGCGATGCGGCCCAGGCCTCGCAGGCGGCGCGCGATGAGGCCGTGCAGGCGCGCGAAGTGGTTCGGCGCTCGGTCCAGGGCATCGAAGGTATGTCGGGCGATATTGGCAAGGCGGCCGCCGCCGTCAGCCAGTTGGCCGGTGAAGTCGCCTCGATCGATGAAGTATTGGCGGTGATCCGCAGCATTTCCGAACAGACCAACCTGCTGGCGCTGAATGCTGCCATCGAGGCCGCACGGGCAGGGGATATGGGGCGCGGGTTCGCCGTGGTGGCCGACGAAGTGCGCACCTTGGCGCGGCGCACGCAGTTGTCCACCGACGAGGTGCAGCAGATGATCCAGCGCCTGAAGCAGGGCGCGGGCGTGGCGGTGAGTTCGATGCAGGCGGGGCAGCAGGCGACTGGCAGCGGTGTCGAGGCGAGCCAGCGCACAGGCGCATCGCTGGGGGCCATTACCGACCGGGTCGAGCACATCAGCGACATGAACCATCAGGTCGCGACGGCGACCGAAGAGCAGTCGGCGGTGACCGAGGAAATCAACCGCACGGTGCAGGGGATTTCCGACCTGGCGCGGGAGACCGCGGCAGAGGTGCAGGGCTGTCGCGAGGAGTGCCGGGCATTGCGTGGGCTGGCCGATGACCTGGCGCGGCAGATGGGCGGGTTCAGGCTTTAG
- a CDS encoding threonine aldolase family protein, with protein MTDKSQQFASDNYSGICPEAWAAMEKANHGHDRAYGDDQWTERAAEYFRNLFETDCEVFFAFNGTAANSLALASLCQSYHSVICSETAHVETDECGAPEFFSNGSKLLTAASVHGKLTPQSIRDVALKRQDIHYPKPRVVTITQATEVGTVYRPEELKAISATCKELGLNLHMDGARFSNACSFLGCSPAELTWKAGIDVLCFGGTKNGMAVGEAILFFNRQLAEDFDYRCKQAGQLASKMRFLSAPWVGLLEDGAWLRHGAHANRCAQLLASLVSDLPGVELMFPVEANGVFLQMPEPAIEALRSRGWRFYTFIGSGGARFMCSWDTEEERVRELAADIRAIIAG; from the coding sequence ATGACAGACAAGAGCCAACAATTCGCCAGCGACAACTATTCCGGCATCTGCCCCGAAGCCTGGGCCGCGATGGAAAAGGCCAACCACGGCCACGACCGCGCCTACGGCGACGATCAATGGACCGAGCGCGCCGCCGAATACTTCCGCAACCTGTTCGAAACCGATTGCGAAGTGTTCTTCGCCTTCAATGGTACCGCTGCCAACTCCCTGGCCCTGGCCTCGCTGTGCCAGAGCTACCACAGCGTGATCTGCTCCGAGACCGCCCACGTCGAAACCGACGAATGCGGTGCACCGGAATTCTTCTCCAACGGCTCCAAGCTGCTGACTGCGGCCAGCGTCCACGGCAAACTGACCCCACAGTCGATCCGTGATGTGGCCTTGAAACGACAGGACATCCACTACCCCAAGCCACGCGTGGTGACCATTACCCAGGCCACCGAAGTGGGCACGGTGTATCGCCCCGAAGAACTGAAGGCGATCAGCGCCACCTGCAAGGAGCTGGGCCTGAACCTGCACATGGACGGCGCGCGCTTTTCCAACGCCTGCTCGTTCCTGGGCTGCAGCCCGGCCGAGCTGACCTGGAAGGCCGGCATCGACGTGCTGTGCTTTGGCGGCACCAAGAACGGCATGGCGGTGGGCGAAGCGATCCTGTTCTTCAACCGCCAGCTGGCCGAGGACTTCGATTACCGTTGCAAGCAGGCCGGCCAGCTGGCATCGAAGATGCGCTTCCTGTCGGCACCATGGGTGGGCCTGCTGGAAGACGGCGCCTGGTTGCGTCACGGCGCGCATGCCAACCGCTGCGCGCAGCTGCTGGCCTCGCTGGTCAGCGACCTGCCTGGGGTGGAGCTGATGTTCCCGGTGGAGGCCAACGGGGTGTTCCTGCAGATGCCGGAGCCTGCGATCGAAGCGCTGCGTAGCAGAGGCTGGCGGTTCTACACCTTCATTGGCAGTGGTGGGGCGCGCTTCATGTGCTCGTGGGATACCGAGGAAGAGCGAGTGCGCGAGCTGGCGGCGGATATCCGCGCGATCATCGCTGGCTGA
- a CDS encoding serine hydroxymethyltransferase yields the protein MFSKQDQIQGYDDALLAAMNAEEQRQEDHIELIASENYTSKRVMQAQGSGLTNKYAEGYPGKRYYGGCEHVDKVEALAIERAKQLFGADYANVQPHSGSSANGAVYLALLQPGDTILGMSLAHGGHLTHGAKVSSSGKLYNAVQYGIDTNTGLIDYDEVERLAVEHKPKMIVAGFSAYSKTLDFPRFRAIADKVGALLFVDMAHVAGLVAAGLYPNPIPFADVVTTTTHKTLRGPRGGLILAKANEEIEKKLNAAVFPGAQGGPLMHVIAAKAVCFKEALEPEFKAYQKQVIENAQAMAQVFIERGYDVVSGGTDNHLFLVSLIRQGLTGKDADAALGRAHITVNKNAVPNDPQSPFVTSGLRIGTPAVTTRGFKVAQCVALAGWICDILDNLGDADVEADVAKNVAALCADFPVYR from the coding sequence ATGTTCAGCAAGCAAGACCAGATCCAGGGTTACGATGATGCACTTCTGGCGGCGATGAATGCCGAAGAACAGCGCCAGGAAGATCACATCGAGCTGATCGCCTCGGAAAACTACACTTCCAAGCGCGTGATGCAGGCCCAAGGCAGCGGCCTGACCAACAAGTACGCCGAAGGCTACCCGGGCAAGCGCTACTACGGTGGCTGCGAGCACGTGGACAAAGTCGAGGCCCTGGCCATCGAGCGCGCCAAGCAGCTGTTCGGTGCCGACTACGCCAACGTCCAGCCGCACTCCGGCTCGTCGGCCAACGGCGCGGTCTACCTGGCCCTGCTGCAGCCGGGTGACACCATCCTCGGCATGAGCCTGGCCCACGGCGGCCACCTGACCCACGGCGCCAAGGTGTCGTCCTCGGGCAAGCTGTACAACGCCGTGCAGTACGGCATCGACACCAATACCGGCCTGATCGACTACGACGAAGTCGAGCGCCTGGCGGTCGAGCACAAGCCGAAAATGATCGTGGCCGGCTTCTCGGCCTACTCCAAGACCCTCGACTTCCCGCGCTTCCGCGCCATTGCCGACAAGGTCGGGGCGCTGCTGTTCGTCGACATGGCCCATGTTGCCGGCCTGGTGGCCGCCGGCCTGTACCCGAACCCGATTCCGTTCGCCGACGTGGTTACCACCACCACCCACAAGACCCTGCGCGGGCCACGTGGCGGCCTGATCCTGGCCAAGGCCAACGAAGAGATCGAGAAGAAGCTCAACGCCGCAGTATTCCCGGGTGCCCAGGGCGGCCCGCTGATGCACGTGATCGCCGCCAAGGCGGTGTGCTTCAAGGAAGCGCTGGAACCTGAGTTCAAGGCCTACCAGAAACAAGTGATCGAAAACGCCCAGGCCATGGCCCAGGTGTTCATCGAGCGTGGCTACGACGTGGTTTCCGGTGGCACCGACAACCACCTGTTCCTGGTCAGCCTGATTCGCCAGGGCCTCACCGGCAAAGACGCCGACGCCGCCCTGGGCCGTGCGCACATCACCGTCAACAAGAATGCCGTGCCGAACGACCCGCAGTCGCCGTTCGTCACCTCGGGCCTGCGCATCGGCACCCCGGCCGTCACCACCCGCGGCTTCAAGGTCGCGCAATGTGTCGCCCTGGCCGGCTGGATCTGCGACATCCTCGACAACCTCGGTGACGCAGACGTCGAAGCCGATGTGGCGAAGAACGTCGCGGCGCTGTGCGCAGATTTCCCTGTTTACCGCTGA
- a CDS encoding sarcosine oxidase subunit beta family protein, whose protein sequence is MQRYSGFGLFKHSLSHHENWQRMWRTPTPKKVYDVVIVGGGGHGLATAYYLAKEHGITNVAVIEKGYLGGGNTARNTTIVRSNYLWDESAHLYEHAMKLWEGLSQDLNYNVMFSQRGVYNLCHTLQDMRDSERRVSANRLNGVDGELLNTAQVAAEIPYLDCSKNTRYPILGATVQRRGGVARHDAVAWGFARAADALGVDLIQQTEVTGFRKENGAVIGVETNKGFIGAKRVGVVTAGNSGHMAKLAGFRLPLESHPLQALVSEPIKPIIDSVIMSNAVHGYISQSDKGDLVIGAGIDGWVGYGQRGSYPVIEHTLQAIVEMFPNLSRVRMNRQWGGIVDTSPDACPIITKTPVKNLFFNCGWGTGGFKATPGSGNVFAASLAKGEMHPLAAPFSMDRFYNGALIDEHGAAAVAH, encoded by the coding sequence ATGCAACGTTACTCGGGCTTCGGCCTTTTCAAGCACTCCCTCAGCCACCACGAGAACTGGCAGCGCATGTGGCGCACGCCAACCCCTAAAAAGGTCTACGACGTGGTTATCGTCGGCGGTGGCGGCCATGGCCTGGCCACGGCCTACTACCTGGCCAAGGAACACGGCATCACCAACGTTGCCGTGATCGAGAAGGGCTACCTGGGCGGCGGCAATACCGCCCGTAACACCACCATCGTGCGTTCCAACTACCTGTGGGACGAGTCGGCGCACCTGTACGAGCACGCCATGAAGCTGTGGGAGGGCCTGTCCCAGGACCTCAACTACAACGTGATGTTCTCCCAGCGCGGCGTCTACAACCTGTGCCACACCCTGCAGGACATGCGTGACTCCGAGCGCCGCGTCTCCGCCAACCGCCTGAATGGCGTGGACGGCGAGCTGCTGAACACTGCCCAGGTCGCGGCCGAGATCCCGTACCTGGACTGCTCGAAGAACACCCGTTACCCGATCCTTGGCGCCACCGTACAGCGCCGTGGTGGCGTGGCCCGTCACGACGCCGTGGCCTGGGGCTTCGCCCGTGCTGCCGACGCCCTGGGCGTGGACCTGATCCAGCAGACCGAAGTGACCGGTTTCCGCAAGGAAAACGGCGCGGTCATCGGTGTGGAAACCAACAAAGGCTTCATCGGCGCCAAGCGCGTCGGTGTGGTCACCGCCGGTAACTCCGGGCACATGGCCAAGCTCGCCGGCTTCCGCCTACCGCTGGAATCGCACCCGCTGCAGGCGCTGGTATCCGAGCCGATCAAGCCAATCATCGACAGCGTGATCATGTCCAACGCCGTACACGGCTACATCAGCCAGTCGGACAAGGGCGACCTGGTGATCGGTGCCGGCATCGACGGCTGGGTCGGCTACGGCCAGCGCGGTTCGTACCCGGTGATCGAGCACACCCTGCAGGCCATCGTCGAGATGTTCCCCAACCTCTCGCGCGTTCGCATGAACCGCCAGTGGGGCGGCATCGTCGATACCTCGCCGGACGCCTGCCCGATCATCACCAAGACCCCGGTCAAGAACCTGTTCTTCAACTGCGGTTGGGGTACCGGCGGCTTCAAGGCGACCCCGGGTTCGGGCAACGTCTTCGCCGCGAGCCTGGCCAAGGGCGAAATGCACCCACTGGCCGCGCCGTTCTCCATGGACCGTTTCTACAACGGCGCACTGATCGACGAACACGGCGCCGCCGCCGTCGCCCACTAA
- a CDS encoding sarcosine oxidase subunit delta — MLHIFCPHCGELRSEEEFHASGQAHIARPLDPNACSDEEWGTYMFYRDNPRGIHHELWDHVAGCRQYFNVTRDTVTYEILETYKIGEKPQVTANGKQSSAPSTVKGQGEKV; from the coding sequence ATGTTGCATATTTTCTGTCCCCACTGCGGCGAGCTGCGCTCCGAAGAAGAGTTCCACGCCTCTGGCCAGGCGCACATCGCCCGCCCGCTGGACCCCAACGCCTGCTCCGACGAGGAGTGGGGTACCTACATGTTCTACCGTGACAACCCGCGCGGTATTCACCACGAACTGTGGGACCACGTTGCCGGCTGCCGCCAGTACTTCAACGTCACCCGCGACACCGTGACCTACGAAATTCTGGAAACCTACAAGATTGGCGAGAAGCCGCAAGTGACCGCCAACGGCAAGCAAAGCAGCGCACCGTCGACCGTCAAAGGCCAAGGGGAAAAAGTATGA
- a CDS encoding sarcosine oxidase subunit alpha, with protein sequence MSQTYRLASGGRIDRSKVLNFSFNGKTYQGYAGDTLAAALLANGVDIVGRSFKYSRPRGIIAAGTEEPNAILQIGSSEATQIPNVRATQQALYAGLVATSTNGWPNVNNDVMGILGKVGGSMMPPGFYYKTFMYPKSFWMTYEKYIRKAAGLGRAPLQNDPDSYDYMNQHCDVLIVGAGPAGLAAALAAARSGARVILADEQEEFGGSLLDTRETLDGKPATDWVNAVVKELESLPEVTLLPRATVNGYHDHNFLTIHERLTDHLGDRAPIGQVRHRVHRVRAKRVVLATGAHERPLVYGNNDVPGNMLAGAVSTYVRRYGVAPGRKLVLSTNNDHAYRAALDWHDAGLQVVAIADARHNPRGSLVEEARAKGIRILTSSAVIEAKGSKHVTGARVAAIDVQAHKVTSPGETLDCDLIATSGGYSPVVHLASHLGGRPIWREDILGFVPGDAPQKRECVGGINGVYPLGDAIADGFEGGVRAATEAGFKATVGSLPKTVARKEEATVALFQVPHDKGTARAPKQFVDQQNDVTAAAIELATREGFESVEHVKRYTALGFGTDQGKLGNINGLAIAARSMGITIPEMGTTMFRPNYTPVTFGAVAGRHCGHLFEPVRFTALHAWHVKNGAEFEDVGQWKRPWYFPKAGEDIHAAVARECKAVRDSVGLLDASTLGKIDIQGPDAREFLNRIYTNAWTKLDVGKARYGLMCKEDGMVFDDGVTACVGDNHFIMTTTTGGAARVLQWMELYHQTEWPELKVYFTSVTDHWATMTLSGPNSRKLLSELTDIDMDKEAFPFMTWKEGNVGGVPARVFRISFTGELSYEVNVQANYAMGVLEQIIEAGKKYNLTPYGTETMHVLRAEKGFIIVGQDTDGSMTPDDLNMSWCVGRNKPYSWIGLRGMNREDCVRENRKQLVGLKPVDPTKWLPEGAQLVFDPKQPIPMDMVGHVTSSYAANSLGYSFAMGVVKGGLKRMGERVYSPQADGSVIEAEIVSSVFFDPKGERQNV encoded by the coding sequence ATGAGCCAGACCTATCGCCTCGCCAGCGGCGGCCGTATCGACCGCAGCAAGGTCCTTAACTTCAGCTTCAACGGCAAGACCTACCAGGGTTATGCCGGCGACACCCTGGCCGCCGCGTTGCTGGCCAACGGCGTCGACATCGTTGGCCGCAGCTTCAAGTACTCGCGCCCTCGCGGCATCATCGCCGCCGGTACCGAAGAGCCGAACGCCATCCTGCAGATCGGCTCCAGCGAAGCCACCCAGATCCCTAACGTGCGTGCCACCCAACAGGCACTGTACGCCGGCCTGGTCGCCACCAGCACCAACGGCTGGCCGAACGTCAACAATGACGTCATGGGCATTCTCGGCAAGGTCGGCGGCAGCATGATGCCGCCGGGCTTCTACTACAAAACCTTCATGTACCCGAAATCGTTCTGGATGACTTACGAGAAGTACATCCGCAAAGCCGCCGGCCTTGGCCGCGCGCCGCTGCAGAACGACCCGGACAGCTACGACTACATGAACCAGCACTGCGACGTGCTGATCGTCGGTGCCGGCCCTGCCGGCCTGGCCGCGGCCCTGGCCGCTGCGCGCAGCGGTGCCCGAGTGATCCTGGCTGACGAGCAGGAAGAGTTCGGCGGCAGCCTGCTCGACACCCGCGAAACCCTCGACGGCAAGCCTGCCACCGACTGGGTCAACGCCGTGGTCAAAGAGCTGGAAAGCCTGCCGGAAGTGACCCTGCTGCCACGCGCCACGGTCAACGGCTACCACGACCATAACTTCCTGACCATCCACGAGCGCCTCACCGACCACCTCGGTGACCGTGCCCCTATCGGCCAGGTGCGCCACCGCGTGCACCGCGTCCGCGCCAAGCGCGTGGTGCTGGCCACCGGCGCCCACGAGCGCCCGCTGGTGTACGGCAACAACGACGTGCCGGGCAACATGCTGGCCGGTGCCGTTTCCACCTACGTGCGCCGTTACGGCGTGGCCCCGGGTCGCAAGCTGGTGCTGTCGACCAACAACGACCACGCCTACCGCGCCGCGCTGGACTGGCACGATGCCGGCCTGCAGGTGGTCGCCATCGCCGACGCCCGCCACAACCCGCGTGGTTCGCTGGTTGAAGAAGCACGTGCCAAGGGCATCCGCATTCTCACCTCCAGCGCGGTGATCGAGGCCAAGGGCAGCAAGCATGTCACTGGCGCCCGCGTGGCCGCCATCGACGTACAGGCGCACAAGGTCACCAGCCCTGGCGAAACCCTGGACTGCGACCTGATCGCCACCTCCGGCGGTTACAGCCCGGTCGTGCACCTGGCTTCGCACCTGGGCGGCCGGCCGATCTGGCGCGAAGACATCCTCGGCTTCGTACCGGGTGATGCGCCGCAGAAGCGCGAATGTGTCGGCGGTATCAATGGTGTGTACCCCCTGGGCGACGCGATTGCCGATGGTTTCGAAGGCGGCGTGCGCGCAGCCACCGAAGCCGGCTTCAAGGCCACTGTCGGCAGCCTGCCGAAAACCGTGGCGCGCAAGGAAGAGGCCACCGTGGCGCTGTTCCAGGTGCCGCACGACAAGGGCACTGCCCGTGCGCCCAAGCAGTTCGTCGACCAGCAGAACGACGTTACCGCGGCCGCCATCGAACTGGCCACCCGCGAAGGCTTCGAGTCGGTCGAGCACGTCAAACGCTACACCGCGCTGGGCTTCGGTACCGACCAGGGCAAGCTGGGCAACATCAACGGCCTGGCTATCGCCGCCCGTTCGATGGGCATCACCATCCCGGAAATGGGCACCACCATGTTCCGCCCCAACTACACGCCGGTAACCTTCGGCGCGGTAGCAGGCCGGCACTGTGGCCATCTGTTCGAGCCCGTGCGCTTCACTGCCCTGCATGCCTGGCACGTGAAGAACGGCGCCGAGTTCGAAGATGTCGGCCAGTGGAAACGCCCTTGGTACTTCCCCAAGGCCGGTGAAGACATCCATGCGGCCGTGGCCCGTGAATGCAAGGCCGTGCGCGACAGCGTGGGCCTGCTGGACGCCTCGACCCTGGGCAAGATCGACATCCAGGGCCCGGATGCGCGTGAGTTCCTCAACCGCATCTACACCAACGCCTGGACCAAGCTCGACGTGGGCAAGGCCCGTTACGGCCTGATGTGCAAGGAAGACGGCATGGTCTTCGACGACGGCGTGACCGCCTGCGTCGGCGACAACCACTTCATCATGACCACCACCACCGGCGGCGCTGCGCGCGTGCTGCAGTGGATGGAGCTGTACCACCAGACCGAATGGCCGGAGCTGAAGGTGTACTTCACCTCGGTCACCGACCACTGGGCGACCATGACCCTGTCCGGCCCCAACAGCCGCAAGCTGCTGAGCGAGCTGACCGACATCGACATGGACAAGGAAGCCTTCCCGTTCATGACCTGGAAGGAAGGCAACGTCGGCGGCGTGCCAGCCCGGGTGTTCCGTATCTCGTTCACCGGTGAGCTGTCGTACGAAGTCAACGTGCAGGCCAACTACGCCATGGGCGTGCTGGAGCAGATCATCGAGGCGGGCAAGAAGTACAACCTGACCCCGTATGGCACCGAGACCATGCACGTGCTGCGTGCCGAGAAGGGCTTCATCATCGTTGGCCAGGACACCGACGGCTCGATGACCCCGGACGACCTGAACATGAGCTGGTGCGTAGGCCGCAACAAGCCGTACTCGTGGATCGGCCTGCGTGGCATGAACCGCGAAGACTGCGTGCGCGAGAACCGCAAGCAGCTGGTGGGCCTGAAGCCGGTCGACCCGACCAAGTGGCTGCCGGAAGGTGCCCAGCTGGTGTTCGATCCGAAGCAACCGATCCCGATGGACATGGTCGGCCACGTCACCTCCAGCTACGCAGCCAACTCCCTGGGCTATTCGTTCGCCATGGGTGTGGTCAAGGGCGGCCTCAAGCGCATGGGCGAGCGTGTGTACTCGCCGCAGGCGGATGGCAGCGTGATCGAGGCGGAGATCGTGTCTTCGGTGTTCTTCGATCCGAAGGGTGAGCGGCAGAACGTCTAA
- a CDS encoding sarcosine oxidase subunit gamma, with protein sequence MSAINVFQQNPGAEAKAQSPLHHADLASLVGKGRKNAGVTLRERKFLGHLTIRGDGHDPEFAAGVHKALGLELPVALTVVANNEMSLQWMGPDEWLLIVPGGQEFAVEQKLRAALEGQHIQVVNVSGGQSLLELRGPNVREVLMKSTSYDVHPNNFPVGKAVGTVFAKSQLVIRRTAEDTWELVIRRSFADYWWLWLQDASAEYGLSIEA encoded by the coding sequence ATGAGCGCTATCAACGTCTTCCAGCAAAACCCCGGCGCCGAGGCCAAGGCCCAGTCGCCACTGCACCACGCCGACCTGGCCAGCCTGGTTGGCAAAGGCCGCAAGAACGCAGGCGTGACCCTGCGTGAACGCAAGTTCCTCGGCCACCTGACCATTCGTGGCGATGGCCACGACCCGGAGTTCGCCGCCGGCGTGCACAAGGCCCTGGGCCTGGAGCTGCCAGTGGCGCTGACCGTGGTCGCCAACAATGAAATGTCGCTGCAATGGATGGGCCCTGACGAGTGGTTGCTGATCGTCCCCGGCGGCCAGGAGTTTGCCGTCGAGCAAAAGCTGCGCGCTGCCCTCGAAGGCCAGCACATCCAGGTGGTCAACGTCAGCGGTGGGCAGAGCCTGCTGGAACTGCGCGGCCCGAACGTGCGCGAAGTGCTGATGAAGTCCACCAGCTATGATGTTCATCCGAACAACTTCCCGGTGGGCAAGGCTGTCGGTACCGTGTTCGCCAAGTCGCAACTGGTGATCCGCCGCACCGCCGAAGACACCTGGGAGCTGGTGATTCGCCGCAGCTTCGCCGACTACTGGTGGCTGTGGCTGCAGGACGCTTCGGCCGAGTACGGCCTGAGCATCGAAGCTTAA
- the purU gene encoding formyltetrahydrofolate deformylase yields MSRAPDTWILTADCPSMLGTVDVVTRYLFEQRCYVTEHHSFDDRLSGRFFIRVEFRQPDDFDEAGFRAGLAERSEAFGMAFELTAPNHRPKVVIMVSKADHCLNDLLYRQRIGQLAMDVVAVVSNHPDLEPLAQWHKIPYYHFALDPKDKPAQERKVVQVIEETGAELVVLARYMQVLSPELCRRLDGWAINIHHSLLPGFKGAKPYHQAYNKGVKMVGATAHYINNDLDEGPIIAQGVEVVDHSHYPEDLIAKGRDIECLTLARAVGYHIERRVFLNANRTVVL; encoded by the coding sequence ATGAGTCGGGCACCGGATACCTGGATTCTCACCGCCGACTGCCCGAGCATGCTCGGTACCGTCGACGTGGTGACGCGTTACCTCTTCGAGCAGCGCTGCTACGTGACGGAGCACCACTCCTTCGATGACCGGCTGTCGGGGCGTTTCTTCATTCGCGTGGAGTTTCGCCAGCCGGACGATTTCGACGAGGCAGGCTTTCGCGCCGGCCTTGCCGAGCGCAGCGAAGCGTTCGGCATGGCCTTCGAGCTGACCGCACCCAACCACCGCCCGAAGGTGGTGATCATGGTGTCGAAGGCCGACCACTGCCTCAATGATCTGCTGTACCGCCAGCGCATCGGCCAGCTGGCCATGGACGTGGTCGCAGTGGTGTCCAACCACCCCGACCTCGAGCCCCTGGCACAGTGGCACAAGATTCCTTACTACCACTTTGCCCTCGACCCCAAGGACAAGCCTGCGCAAGAGCGCAAGGTGGTCCAGGTGATCGAGGAAACCGGCGCGGAGCTGGTGGTGCTTGCCCGTTACATGCAGGTGTTGTCGCCGGAGCTGTGCCGCCGCCTGGATGGCTGGGCGATCAACATCCACCACTCGCTGTTGCCCGGCTTCAAAGGCGCCAAGCCTTACCACCAGGCCTACAACAAGGGGGTGAAGATGGTTGGCGCCACGGCGCACTACATCAACAATGACCTGGACGAAGGGCCGATCATCGCCCAGGGCGTGGAGGTGGTGGACCACAGCCATTATCCGGAGGACCTGATTGCCAAGGGGCGCGACATCGAATGCCTGACCCTGGCGCGGGCGGTGGGCTACCACATCGAGCGGCGAGTGTTCCTCAACGCCAACCGGACGGTCGTGCTCTAA
- the fdhA gene encoding formaldehyde dehydrogenase, glutathione-independent yields the protein MSGNRGVVYLGAGKVEVQKIDYPKMQDPRGNKIEHGVILKVVSTNICGSDQHMVRGRTTAQVGLVLGHEITGEIVEMGRDVERLKIGDLVSVPFNVACGRCRSCKEMHTGVCLTVNPARAGGAYGYVDMGDWTGGQAEYVLVPYADFNLLKLPDRDKAMEKIRDLTCLSDILPTGYHGAVTAGVGPGSTVYVAGAGPVGLAAAASARLLGAACVIVGDLNPARLAHAKSQGFEVVDLSKDTPLHEQIVDILGEPEVDCAVDAVGFEARGHGHEGAKHEAPATVLNSLMQVTRVAGKIGIPGLYVTEDPGAVDAAAKIGALSIRFGLGWAKSHSFHTGQTPTMKYNRQLMQAIMWDRINIAEVVGVQVINLDQAPEGYGEFDAGVPKKFVIDPHKMWGAA from the coding sequence ATGTCTGGCAATCGTGGAGTGGTATATCTCGGCGCCGGCAAGGTCGAGGTGCAGAAGATCGACTACCCGAAAATGCAGGACCCACGCGGCAACAAGATCGAGCACGGCGTGATCCTGAAGGTGGTCTCCACCAACATCTGCGGCTCCGACCAGCACATGGTCCGCGGTCGCACCACTGCCCAGGTCGGCCTGGTCCTGGGCCACGAAATCACCGGTGAAATCGTCGAGATGGGGCGTGATGTCGAACGCCTGAAAATCGGTGATCTGGTATCGGTACCGTTCAACGTTGCCTGCGGCCGCTGCCGCTCCTGCAAGGAAATGCACACCGGTGTCTGCCTCACCGTCAACCCGGCCCGCGCCGGTGGTGCCTACGGCTACGTCGACATGGGCGACTGGACCGGTGGCCAGGCCGAATACGTGCTGGTGCCGTATGCCGACTTCAACCTGCTGAAACTGCCGGATCGCGACAAGGCCATGGAGAAGATCCGTGACCTGACCTGCCTGTCCGACATCCTGCCGACCGGCTACCACGGCGCCGTCACCGCTGGCGTAGGCCCAGGCAGCACCGTTTATGTCGCCGGTGCCGGCCCGGTCGGCCTGGCCGCCGCCGCCTCGGCACGCCTGCTCGGCGCGGCCTGCGTCATCGTCGGCGACCTCAACCCGGCTCGCCTGGCCCACGCCAAGTCGCAGGGCTTCGAAGTGGTCGACCTGTCCAAGGACACCCCGCTGCACGAGCAGATCGTCGACATTCTCGGCGAACCGGAAGTGGACTGCGCCGTCGACGCCGTTGGCTTCGAGGCTCGTGGCCACGGCCATGAAGGCGCCAAGCATGAAGCGCCGGCTACCGTGCTGAACTCGCTGATGCAGGTGACCCGTGTTGCCGGCAAGATCGGTATCCCGGGCCTGTACGTGACCGAAGACCCGGGTGCAGTGGATGCCGCTGCCAAGATCGGTGCACTGAGCATCCGCTTCGGCCTCGGCTGGGCGAAATCGCACAGCTTCCACACCGGCCAGACCCCGACCATGAAGTACAACCGCCAGCTGATGCAGGCGATCATGTGGGACCGTATCAACATTGCCGAAGTGGTAGGCGTGCAGGTCATCAATCTCGACCAGGCACCGGAAGGCTATGGCGAGTTCGATGCTGGCGTGCCGAAGAAATTCGTCATCGACCCGCACAAGATGTGGGGCGCAGCTTAA